Genomic window (Sulfurovum riftiae):
AAATTCCAGATCTTGCAAAAGGAATGGGTAAGGGTATCAAAGACTTCAAGAAAGCCATCAAAGAGGATGACGAAGAAGACGTAAAAGAGATCGCAAAGAAAGAAGAGCCGAAGGTCGAAGAGAAGACTGAAGAAAAAAAGAGCGAGAACGCTTAAGTTGAGCGCTGAGCGTTCAGCGTTCAGTGTTCGGAATATTCTACACAGTGTGTTTAGCACACCTCCACCTACTATCCCACAAAAATTACGGAATTGTCTATGAAGCTAAAAGAAAAAATTAACAAAGTTATTAAAAAAGCTTTTGAAAAAGCGGGTATCGATGAAACACCTATTCCTGTTTCCGAAGCGACCAAACCGGAGTTCGGGGACTATCAGTTCAACGGTGCAATGGCGCTTTCGAAGAAACTGGGAAAGAACCCAAGAGAGATTGCAACAGAAATCTTGGAACATCTTGATCTTTCAGGAATTCTGGCCAAAGCAGAAATTGCAGGACCGGGGTTCATCAACCTCTGGCTGAACGATGATTGGGTAGCGAAAGCCTGCCGGGAGGCATGTGAAGATAAAAGATTGGGTGTTGCAAAAAAATCCGATCCGATCAAAGTGGTAGTGGACTACTCCGGGCCGAACATGGCAAAACAGATGCACGTAGGACACCTTCGTTCCACGATCATCGGCGATACGCTGGCAAACCTTCTGGAATTCCTCGGTGATGAGGTGATACGCCAGAACCATGTCGGAGACTGGGGAACACAGTTCGGTATGCTCATTGCCTATCTCGAAGAGATGGGTGAAGATGGTTCGGGTTCTCTCCAGGACCTGGAACAGTTCTATAAAGATGCCAAGAAGCGTTTCGATGAAGATGAAGCGTTTGCGAACAAGGCAAGAGAGTATGTCGTCAAAATACAGAGCGGTGACCCGCATTGCCTGAACCTCTGGCAGAAATTCATCGATATTTCTCTGGGACACTGCGAGGTCGTTTATGAAAAGCTCGATGTCAATCTGAAACGCGAACATGTGCGAGCGGAGAGTTTCTACAACGAAGAATTGCCGAAGGTGATAGATGAACTCGATGCGGTCAAGATGCTTCAGGAGAGCGACGGTGCACAGTGTGTCTTCCTCGAAGGCGAAGAGATACCTGTGATCGTCCAGAAGGGTGACGGAGGGTATCTGTATGCCACGACAGACCTGGCTGCATTGCGCTACAGAGCCAATGTGCTGGGGGCCAAACGTATCTCCTATGTGGTGGATGCTCGACAGGCAGAGCACTTCAAACAGGTCTTCAAAGTGGCAAAGGCTTCCGGTTTCGTCCCTGAGGATGTCAAACTGGAGCATATCGCTTTTGGAACGATGATGGATGCGGGTGGCAAACCTTTTAAAACACGTGACGGTGGAACGGTAAAGCTCATCGATCTTCTTGATGAAGCTGTGGTCAAAGCCAAAGCGGCGATCAAAGAGAAGGATGACTACTCTGAAGAGGAGATAGAGAGACTGGCGAAGATCATCGGTATCGGTGCGGTGAAGTATGCAGACCTCTCCATCAATCGTGAGTCGAACTATATCTTCAACTGGGACAAGATGCTCTCCTTCGAGGGAAATACCTCACTCTATATGCAGTATGCCTATGCGAGGATACAGAGTATCTTCAGGAAGTATGGGGGTCGGATAAACGGAGAGATCATCATTACAGATACACTCGAACACCGCTTGAGTGTCATGCTGCTTCGTTTCGAAGAGGTGCTTGAGAGGGCAGCGGAAGATGCTGCACCCAATCAGATCACGACCTATCTGTATGAACTGGTGACACTCTTCATGCGTTTTTATGAGCAGAACCCGATACTCAAAGAGGGCGTGGATGAGAAGACAAAACAGTCACGTCTTGCCCTGGCGGATATGACGGCAAGAACGATCAAGCAGGGATTGGATATACTGGGAATTGATGTGGTGGACAAGCTCTAAGCGTACTTTGCTTCGTTTGAAGGAGAAGACAATATGAAAACAGTGATCATTCTGGCAATTCTGGTGACGTTCGTTATGGCATTTGTCAGTTACAATAAAAGCAGGGATTTTAAAAAACTTCTCATTACGCTGGGGAGCTTTATTGTCATGCTCTATCTGTTATGGGTCGGTTTCAGGGTGTCTATTGCTATTTTCCCTCTGAAAATAGCCAATATAGTACTGGGATTCTTTGCCTGGGGAGGGATCGTCTACTATATGCTGCGTGACCGCTATGTCTGGTGGGTCATTTTCTCTCCGTTGCTCGTACCTCTGCTCTTCGTGCTCTTTTCCCTTATCGGCGGATCGCGTTATGAAGATATCTGGAGACAACTCTTTTGATGCAGAGACAGCATTGTGTCTCTACAGTGTTGAGTAGGTTGGTCTAGGCTTCTTTCTTTTTCTGGTTTTCTACCAGTTCACTCAAAAATGTTTCAAGTGAGTAGCGCTGTCTGTATTCCGGGATCATGATATGGATCAGGATATCGCCAAGGTCCGCTACGACCCATTCATCACTTATATCGGTAGCGAGGAATGTTTCACCCAGCGGTTTGAGGTCTTTTTTGAGGTGCTCGTAAAGCGCGACGGTATGTTTGGGGTTGAGCGAATTGGCGATAACGACATAGTTCGCGATATAATCCGCATCTTCCAGGTTGAAGACCTCTATCTCTTCCGCTTTTTTTTCATCAAGTATCTTGACGATATTCTCTATTCTTTCATCGGTTGTCATTCAGTGTTTTCCTTTAGGGTTGTCATGTAGGGTCCTTTGGACCGATTGTTTGATTCTGTTGTCAATATAGTGTAAATCTATCTCTTCTCTTATTGTGGTCGAGCTGACGGGAAAATTGATCTCAAGGATCTTCCATGATCGCAGTTTCTCCGTGTTCAATGGATGGTTCTTTCTTGTTGCGATCACCCATGTGACCGTCTTGTTGAGCCACTCGAATTCATGCCAGTCTGTCAATGTTGACAGGTTGTCGGAACCGATAATGAGATACTTTACTTCATACATTGTGTTAAAATGCTTTACACTTTGTGAGGTCCGTATGCTTTTGCCCTGTCTGATCTCATAATCATCGACGCTTACCTTGGGCAAGCCATCAAAAAGCTTATGACACCACTCCAGGCGTTTTTCTGCGCTGGCCAGTGACGATCGCTTAAAGGGATTCAAATAGGCAGGAAGAACAATGAGCCGGTCGATCTCAAGCGCTTCGACAGCCTTTCGGACGATCTCCTGATGTCCTTTGTGCGGAGGGTCGAAACTCCCCCCGAATATTGCGACTGTCGGCTTGGACTGATTAACCAAATGCTAACCTCATTTACTGTAAAATTACGCACTATTGAATAGTGACGAATGGTCGCATTTTAACATAGTTTTGCATAAGGGCACCTCCTAAATAAATCATAAAGGTATAAAATGGCTGTAAAAGTAGCGATAAACGGATTGGGCAGGATCGGTAGATGTGTGGCACGTATCATTGCAGACAGAGATGATATTGAGCTGGTTGCGGTCAATGCGAGCGGAACGGAGGAGATGCTTGAATACAACCTCAAATACGACTCTGTACACGGCAGACGAACGGATATCACTGTAGCGGACGGGTATGTGAATATCGGCAGGACCAAAGCGAAGATCTTTGCGGAACGTGAACTTGAGAAGCTCGATTTTGCTTCCTGCGGTGCAGAGATCGTGCTTGAATGTACAGGGGCGTTCCTGACTGCCGAGAGCGTACAGCCGTACCTTGACAACGGTATCAAAAAGGTGCTTTTTTCCGCACCTGCAAAAGATGACACAGCTACTTTCGTTCTGGGCGCCAATGCCGATGCGTATGCCGGTCAGTCCATTGTTTCCAATGCAAGCTGTACCACGAACGGTCTGGCACCTGTCGCCAAAGTGCTTGATGACGCTTTCGGCATCCAGAAGGGGCTTATGACAACGATCCACTCCTATACCTCTTCACAGCCGATCCTCGATGCAAAGCACAAGAAAGACCCGAGAAAAGGGCGCGCAGGGGCACTCAATATCCTGCCGACGACAACAGGTGCGGCCAAGGCGATCTCCAAAGTGCTTCCCCAGCTTGAAGGCAAACTCAACGGACAGGCGATCAGGGTACCGACCCCGGATGTCTCCATGGTGGACCTGACGGTCACACTCAATGAAGAGGTGATCCTCGATGAGGTCAAAGCCGCATTCAAGATCGCAAGCGAGGGCTCACACAAAGGGATCCTCGGTGTGGATGAAGAGTACAGGGTCTCCCAGGACTTCGTAGGTGAGGAGCTCAGCTCCGTAGTGGCACTCGATACCATTCAGGTGATCGGCGGCAATATGGTCAAGGTACTCTCCTGGTATGACAATGAGTGGGGATACTCCTGCAGACTGGTAGACATGGCTGTGCACATCAGCAAGAAATAAACCCTAAAATCCAAGTAAGTAAAGCGAACAAATGAAAACAGTAAAAGATATCGATATTGACGGCAAAAGAGTATTTATACGATGTGACTTCAACGTACCAAAAGACGAATTCGGTAACATCACCGATGACAGACGTATCCGTTCTGCACTGCAGACGATCCGCTACTGCATTGACAGAGACTGCAAGATCATTCTTGCATCACATTATGAGAGACCGGAACCGGGCAAGTATGAAGAGAAATACTCTTTGAAACCCGTAGCAAAAAGGCTGCATACCCTTCTGAAGATCAAAAATGAACTCTATATGGCCAATGATGTGGTCGGTCCGGATGCCAAAGAGAAAGCGGCCAAACTGGAGGCAGGTGACGTTCTGATGCTTGAGAACCTTCGTTATGAAGCAGGGGAGACCAGCAATGATGAGGCATTTGCCAAAGAGTTGGCTTCCTTTGCCGATGTCTATATCAATGACGCTTTCGGTGCTTGCCATAGAAAGCATGCTTCTATCTATGCTATTGCAAAACAGTTCGACAGAGACCATAAAGCGGCAGGTTTTCTGATGGCAAAAGAAGTTAACTTCTTCAGCAAAGTACTTGAAGAACCTATCAGACCCTTTGTGGCGGTGGTAGGCGGATCGAAAGTATCGGGTAAACTTCAGGCTTTGACCAACCTCCTCAATAAAGTGGACAAAGTCATTATCGGCGGCGGTATGGCATTTACTTTTCTCAAGGCACAGGGCTATGAGATCGGCAAATCGCTGGTGGAGGATGACCTGATCGACGAAGCAAGGGACATCATGGAAAAAGCGCACTCTCTGGGTGTGAAATTCTACCTCCCTGTCGATTTTGTCGTGGCACCGGAATTTTCAGAGAATACAGCAGTCAAATACCTTCCTTCCCAGGAGATCCCTCATGACTGGATGGGGCTCGATACGGGACCGGCCTCTTCAAGACTTTTCCGTGAAGTGCTCAACGATGCACAGACGATCATCTGGAACGGGCCAATGGGCGTGTACGAGATGGACAAGTTCTCCAAAGGGAGTATCATGATGTCTCACCATATCGCGGAGACACATGCAACGACCATTGTTGGCGGTGGTGATACTGCTGATGTGGCACAAAGAGCCGGGGATGTGGATGAAATGACCTTTGTCAGTACCGGAGGCGGTGCAAGCCTCAAGCTGATAGAGGGAATCAAACTTCCCGGTCTTGAAGCATTAGAAAAGTGAACAGAGTACAGTGAACAATGAACAATAATATTTTGAGTGAAAAAAGTTTTTCTTTTGCCCTTAGAATCATTAAATTGTCATCGTTCCTAACTGATAAAAAAAGAGAGTATACTCTTTCAAAACAGATTTTACGAAGTGGTACTTCAATTGGTGCTTTGGTGCGTGAAGCACAATATGCACAGTCCAAATCGGATTTTATTCATAAATTAAGTATTGCACTTAAAGAAGCCAATGAAACAGAATATTGGTTGCAGTTATTGGTAGAGTCTGAATATATAAGTCGTAAGATGTTTGAAAGTATTGAACCAGAAATAAAAGAGTTATTGAGATTATTGATCTCAAGTATAAAAACCACAAAACAAAATATAAATACATAAGCATTGTTCACTGTACATTGTACATTGTTCACTGAAAGGATACCCTATGATCTTTGCTGCCAACTTTAAAATGAACCATACGCGTGCGACGACCAAAGCCTATCTGGATGTATTGGCTCAGAAGCTGGTTTCAAAATGCAGTGAAGACCGTGTTTTCATTTTTCCGCCTGCCACGGCACTGGATAGGTATGAAGGTGATTTTACGATTGGAGTGCAGAATGCCTATATGGCGGAGTCCGGTGCCTATACCGGTGAGATCGGCCTGGAACAGCTTGAAGAGTTCGGCATAAAGACCATTCTCATCGGCCATAGTGAAAGGCGTGATGTTCTGGGTGAGGACCAGGCACTGGTCGCTGAGAAATTCGCCTATTTCAAAGCGCAGGGTTTCGAGATCGTCTACTGTATCGGTGAAGCATTGGAGGTAAGGGAAAAGGGAGATGAAGCGGTAATGGCACATCTTCTTTCCCAGTTCGAGGGGATCGACCTCTCGTATGAAAAACTCATCATTGCCTATGAACCGATCTGGGCGATCGGTACAGGGCGTTCTGCGACGACAGAAGAGATCTCCTCTACACATGCGTCACTCAAAGAGCACTTTGACAGGCCTCTGCTCTATGGCGGCTCCGTCAAACCTGAAAACATCAAAGAGATCACTGCAATTGATGGTGTGGATGGTGTTCTGGTAGGTTCCGCTTCTTTGGATGTGGAGCGTTTTTCCGAAATGATCTTCGCGTAAGAAATTGGAGTCGGGACTTCAGTCCCGTTAACGCGACTGAAGTCGCGATTCCTGGAGGAGGTTTTATTTGAACAGATCCGCCAATGCGCTTGTATCTGTTGTCTTCTCCATTTCACCGCCTTCAGCAGATTCAGGTTGTCTTTCTGTGACCCCTTCC
Coding sequences:
- a CDS encoding twin-arginine translocase TatA/TatE family subunit; the encoded protein is MGMPSMPELLIVLAIVVLLFGAKKIPDLAKGMGKGIKDFKKAIKEDDEEDVKEIAKKEEPKVEEKTEEKKSENA
- the argS gene encoding arginine--tRNA ligase; the encoded protein is MKLKEKINKVIKKAFEKAGIDETPIPVSEATKPEFGDYQFNGAMALSKKLGKNPREIATEILEHLDLSGILAKAEIAGPGFINLWLNDDWVAKACREACEDKRLGVAKKSDPIKVVVDYSGPNMAKQMHVGHLRSTIIGDTLANLLEFLGDEVIRQNHVGDWGTQFGMLIAYLEEMGEDGSGSLQDLEQFYKDAKKRFDEDEAFANKAREYVVKIQSGDPHCLNLWQKFIDISLGHCEVVYEKLDVNLKREHVRAESFYNEELPKVIDELDAVKMLQESDGAQCVFLEGEEIPVIVQKGDGGYLYATTDLAALRYRANVLGAKRISYVVDARQAEHFKQVFKVAKASGFVPEDVKLEHIAFGTMMDAGGKPFKTRDGGTVKLIDLLDEAVVKAKAAIKEKDDYSEEEIERLAKIIGIGAVKYADLSINRESNYIFNWDKMLSFEGNTSLYMQYAYARIQSIFRKYGGRINGEIIITDTLEHRLSVMLLRFEEVLERAAEDAAPNQITTYLYELVTLFMRFYEQNPILKEGVDEKTKQSRLALADMTARTIKQGLDILGIDVVDKL
- the rsfS gene encoding ribosome silencing factor — its product is MTTDERIENIVKILDEKKAEEIEVFNLEDADYIANYVVIANSLNPKHTVALYEHLKKDLKPLGETFLATDISDEWVVADLGDILIHIMIPEYRQRYSLETFLSELVENQKKKEA
- the nadD gene encoding nicotinate (nicotinamide) nucleotide adenylyltransferase produces the protein MVNQSKPTVAIFGGSFDPPHKGHQEIVRKAVEALEIDRLIVLPAYLNPFKRSSLASAEKRLEWCHKLFDGLPKVSVDDYEIRQGKSIRTSQSVKHFNTMYEVKYLIIGSDNLSTLTDWHEFEWLNKTVTWVIATRKNHPLNTEKLRSWKILEINFPVSSTTIREEIDLHYIDNRIKQSVQRTLHDNPKGKH
- the gap gene encoding type I glyceraldehyde-3-phosphate dehydrogenase, which produces MAVKVAINGLGRIGRCVARIIADRDDIELVAVNASGTEEMLEYNLKYDSVHGRRTDITVADGYVNIGRTKAKIFAERELEKLDFASCGAEIVLECTGAFLTAESVQPYLDNGIKKVLFSAPAKDDTATFVLGANADAYAGQSIVSNASCTTNGLAPVAKVLDDAFGIQKGLMTTIHSYTSSQPILDAKHKKDPRKGRAGALNILPTTTGAAKAISKVLPQLEGKLNGQAIRVPTPDVSMVDLTVTLNEEVILDEVKAAFKIASEGSHKGILGVDEEYRVSQDFVGEELSSVVALDTIQVIGGNMVKVLSWYDNEWGYSCRLVDMAVHISKK
- a CDS encoding phosphoglycerate kinase, encoding MKTVKDIDIDGKRVFIRCDFNVPKDEFGNITDDRRIRSALQTIRYCIDRDCKIILASHYERPEPGKYEEKYSLKPVAKRLHTLLKIKNELYMANDVVGPDAKEKAAKLEAGDVLMLENLRYEAGETSNDEAFAKELASFADVYINDAFGACHRKHASIYAIAKQFDRDHKAAGFLMAKEVNFFSKVLEEPIRPFVAVVGGSKVSGKLQALTNLLNKVDKVIIGGGMAFTFLKAQGYEIGKSLVEDDLIDEARDIMEKAHSLGVKFYLPVDFVVAPEFSENTAVKYLPSQEIPHDWMGLDTGPASSRLFREVLNDAQTIIWNGPMGVYEMDKFSKGSIMMSHHIAETHATTIVGGGDTADVAQRAGDVDEMTFVSTGGGASLKLIEGIKLPGLEALEK
- a CDS encoding four helix bundle protein, whose protein sequence is MNNNILSEKSFSFALRIIKLSSFLTDKKREYTLSKQILRSGTSIGALVREAQYAQSKSDFIHKLSIALKEANETEYWLQLLVESEYISRKMFESIEPEIKELLRLLISSIKTTKQNINT
- a CDS encoding triose-phosphate isomerase; this encodes MIFAANFKMNHTRATTKAYLDVLAQKLVSKCSEDRVFIFPPATALDRYEGDFTIGVQNAYMAESGAYTGEIGLEQLEEFGIKTILIGHSERRDVLGEDQALVAEKFAYFKAQGFEIVYCIGEALEVREKGDEAVMAHLLSQFEGIDLSYEKLIIAYEPIWAIGTGRSATTEEISSTHASLKEHFDRPLLYGGSVKPENIKEITAIDGVDGVLVGSASLDVERFSEMIFA